In Helicobacter pylori, a single genomic region encodes these proteins:
- a CDS encoding protein hydE — MVFVFLFKCVNEKTSLIFTPLLEQMACNLQARFYSVYKDNTTSFYLQASAETTLEFAQKLSEILPFSLDFSFLSLKEITDPLDENLFQTTSLSKPLFMNAKEHQDFLDKNASLYANALGFVKNTAFKGDIIHSPKELIDCLTQLKGMLKTQDFIPIFTSRGALSLSLKNPSPSVIFSDLSSVLSCTKLPLEDAKYLASLEKPSIKAPLKSVFKDTFKNDEIIAQLPYDPILNLLCHILQDEGIEFVFTHESHSCEALLHYEALFKTPKRLITPTKKFVLENNFSTFPFKDELEFLSATPNSIVLYFSFKHPTRLLLHANGSLKTLLSVKFDFNQIFNLLKQDEKASRMLQNYAAKFPDFYARLLELSQYNLGGANLLDFFCILGFVLGYSEDFCAQSVISLAKECLRPKGPRIDYKILKDDSLRMALNFSKIMHSTMSFRLAGVENEILSLGILDSLAEFLGNFIWDNAQNFSVQEVTIAGDFFGEKVFLDLFVQYFPKTLTLKTHAFLDYE; from the coding sequence TTGGTGTTTGTCTTTCTTTTTAAATGCGTTAATGAAAAAACAAGCTTGATTTTTACGCCCCTTTTAGAGCAAATGGCATGCAATTTGCAAGCGCGTTTTTATAGCGTTTATAAGGATAATACGACTTCTTTCTACCTCCAAGCGAGCGCTGAAACCACTTTAGAATTCGCGCAAAAATTAAGCGAGATCTTGCCCTTTTCTTTAGATTTTAGCTTTTTGTCTTTAAAGGAAATCACAGATCCTTTAGATGAAAATCTTTTCCAAACAACAAGCCTTTCAAAGCCCCTTTTTATGAACGCTAAAGAGCATCAAGATTTTTTAGATAAAAACGCATCTTTGTATGCCAATGCGTTGGGTTTTGTCAAAAACACCGCTTTTAAAGGAGACATAATCCATAGCCCTAAAGAGCTTATAGATTGCTTAACCCAATTAAAAGGCATGCTCAAAACACAGGATTTTATCCCTATTTTCACTTCTAGGGGGGCATTATCCCTTTCTTTAAAAAATCCCTCTCCAAGCGTTATTTTTAGCGATCTTTCTAGCGTTTTGAGTTGCACTAAATTGCCTTTAGAGGACGCTAAATATTTGGCCAGTTTGGAAAAACCCTCTATCAAAGCCCCATTAAAAAGCGTGTTTAAGGACACTTTCAAAAACGATGAAATCATAGCCCAACTGCCCTATGACCCCATATTGAATTTATTGTGCCATATTTTACAAGATGAGGGGATAGAATTTGTTTTTACGCATGAAAGCCATTCTTGTGAAGCGCTTTTGCATTATGAAGCGCTTTTTAAAACCCCTAAGCGTTTGATCACACCCACTAAAAAATTCGTGCTAGAAAATAATTTTTCTACCTTTCCCTTTAAAGATGAATTAGAGTTTTTAAGCGCAACCCCCAATTCTATCGTTTTGTATTTTAGTTTCAAGCACCCTACAAGGTTGTTATTGCATGCTAATGGTTCTTTAAAAACGCTTTTAAGCGTTAAATTTGATTTCAATCAAATATTTAATCTCCTCAAACAAGATGAAAAAGCCTCCAGAATGCTGCAAAACTACGCGGCTAAATTCCCTGATTTTTATGCGCGCCTTTTAGAGCTTTCTCAATACAATCTGGGGGGTGCGAATTTATTGGATTTTTTTTGCATTTTAGGGTTTGTTTTGGGTTATAGCGAAGATTTTTGCGCACAGAGCGTTATTTCTTTGGCTAAAGAATGCTTACGCCCTAAAGGCCCTAGGATTGATTATAAAATCCTTAAAGACGATTCTTTGAGAATGGCTTTAAACTTTTCAAAGATCATGCACAGCACGATGAGTTTCAGGCTCGCAGGCGTGGAAAATGAAATTTTGAGTTTGGGGATTTTGGATTCTTTAGCGGAGTTTTTAGGGAATTTCATTTGGGATAACGCGCAGAATTTTAGCGTCCAAGAAGTAACGATCGCTGGGGATTTTTTTGGCGAAAAAGTGTTTTTAGATTTGTTTGTGCAATATTTCCCCAAAACCTTAACCCTTAAAACGCATGCGTTTTTGGATTATGAATAA